One genomic segment of Streptomyces sp. RKND-216 includes these proteins:
- a CDS encoding PH domain-containing protein, whose amino-acid sequence MALFGNAHTIDAGKAQQDYGRLLGNGERVHVAYQLVRDVILFTDRRLILVDKQGITGKKTEYHSVPYRSITHFSVETAGTFDLDAELKIWLSGSPAPIEKTFTKGVDIYEVQAVLTQFVAR is encoded by the coding sequence GTGGCGCTGTTCGGGAACGCACACACCATCGACGCGGGGAAGGCGCAGCAGGACTACGGGCGGCTGCTGGGGAACGGCGAACGGGTGCACGTGGCGTACCAGTTGGTCCGGGACGTCATCCTCTTCACCGACCGGCGGCTGATCCTGGTCGACAAGCAGGGGATCACCGGCAAGAAGACCGAGTACCACTCGGTGCCCTACCGGAGCATCACGCACTTCTCGGTGGAGACGGCCGGCACCTTCGACCTGGACGCCGAGCTGAAGATCTGGCTCTCGGGGAGCCCGGCGCCGATCGAGAAGACGTTCACCAAGGGCGTCGACATCTACGAGGTGCAGGCCGTCCTCACCCAGTTCGTGGCCCGGTAG
- a CDS encoding DUF742 domain-containing protein — protein MSIPKDRPWFDEGAGYLVRPYTVTQGRTSHDRSDFTLITLVRATGPSMLPPGYVDQSESAAILELCRERPLAVAEVAARLDLPPSVVKVLCGDLLDRSMITIKVPGTESGAPSVELLERVIRGIREL, from the coding sequence TTGAGCATTCCGAAGGACAGGCCGTGGTTCGACGAGGGGGCCGGCTACCTCGTTCGGCCCTACACGGTCACCCAGGGACGCACCAGCCACGACCGGTCCGACTTCACCCTGATCACGCTGGTCAGAGCCACCGGACCCTCGATGCTGCCGCCCGGGTACGTGGACCAGTCGGAGTCGGCGGCCATCCTCGAACTCTGCCGGGAGCGGCCGCTGGCGGTCGCCGAGGTCGCCGCCCGCCTGGACCTCCCCCCGAGCGTCGTCAAGGTGCTCTGCGGCGACCTGCTCGACAGATCGATGATCACCATCAAGGTGCCCGGCACGGAGTCCGGCGCACCGAGCGTGGAACTACTGGAAAGGGTCATTCGTGGTATACGCGAACTCTGA
- a CDS encoding DUF72 domain-containing protein — MWVGTSGWQYRDWRGVLYPEQVPQRLWLEEYARRFATVENNSAFYRLPTTETFAGWRERTPEGFVMTVKASRYLTHLRRLREPSEPVARLMGRAVEGLGDRLGPVLVQLPPGFRADVDALDACLRCFPRGARVAVELRHTSWWEERHALRAVLERHDSPLCWADRVSRPVTPLWRTASWGYVRLHEGAARPWPRYGRQALRAWTERIADAYADRDDVFVYFNNDPGAAAVLDAAHFARTVAAAGRTTTPVPASVS; from the coding sequence ATGTGGGTCGGGACGTCCGGGTGGCAGTACCGGGACTGGCGCGGAGTGCTGTACCCGGAGCAGGTGCCGCAGCGGCTCTGGCTGGAGGAGTACGCGCGGCGGTTCGCCACGGTGGAGAACAACTCTGCCTTCTACCGGCTGCCCACCACCGAGACGTTCGCCGGATGGCGGGAGCGGACGCCGGAGGGGTTCGTGATGACCGTCAAGGCCAGCCGGTATCTCACGCATCTCAGGCGGTTGCGGGAGCCGTCCGAGCCGGTGGCGCGGCTGATGGGCCGGGCCGTGGAGGGGCTGGGCGACCGGCTGGGACCGGTGCTGGTGCAGTTGCCGCCCGGTTTCCGCGCGGACGTGGACGCGCTCGACGCGTGCCTGCGGTGCTTCCCGCGCGGGGCGCGGGTGGCCGTCGAGCTGCGGCACACCTCCTGGTGGGAGGAGCGGCATGCCCTGCGGGCGGTGCTGGAGCGCCACGACAGCCCGCTGTGCTGGGCGGACCGCGTGTCGCGTCCCGTCACCCCGCTGTGGCGGACGGCGTCCTGGGGGTACGTGCGCCTGCACGAGGGCGCGGCACGACCGTGGCCGCGGTACGGCCGGCAGGCGCTGCGCGCCTGGACGGAACGGATCGCGGACGCGTACGCCGACCGGGACGACGTGTTCGTCTACTTCAACAACGATCCCGGCGCCGCGGCGGTCCTCGACGCCGCCCACTTCGCCCGGACCGTTGCAGCCGCGGGCCGCACGACGACGCCGGTTCCCGCGTCCGTTTCGTGA
- a CDS encoding DNA-binding protein, which produces MARRKLSHEGTLVLDCEGLSKFVSDHEPVVALIAEARKRGMEVVISALTIIEAVHRRTDKVRLAWALSGMRIVHIGDEEARAASVMLGNAGLHGHEYAIDAAVAEMALRQRRPIVMFTSDIDDMSKLCGERVRLVAV; this is translated from the coding sequence GTGGCCCGCCGCAAGCTGAGCCACGAAGGCACCCTCGTTCTCGACTGCGAGGGGCTGTCGAAGTTCGTCAGTGATCACGAACCCGTCGTCGCCCTCATCGCCGAAGCCCGCAAGCGAGGCATGGAGGTGGTTATCAGCGCACTCACCATCATCGAAGCGGTGCATCGCCGGACCGACAAGGTGCGGCTGGCGTGGGCCCTGTCCGGCATGCGGATCGTGCACATCGGGGACGAGGAGGCCAGGGCCGCCTCAGTCATGCTGGGCAACGCCGGACTACATGGTCACGAATACGCCATCGACGCCGCCGTGGCCGAGATGGCGCTGCGTCAGCGCCGCCCGATCGTCATGTTCACCTCGGACATCGACGACATGTCAAAGCTCTGTGGCGAGAGAGTGCGTCTCGTCGCCGTGTAG
- a CDS encoding ATP/GTP-binding protein, translating to MPTALKILIAGGFGVGKTTMIGSVSEVAPLETEEYMTTASLGVDDLAGTPDKKTTTVAMDFGRITLDADHVLYLFGTPGQDRFWFMWDDLSLGAIGAVVLADPRRMSDCFASVDFFEQRGIPFAVGVNCFYGRREFSTDQIRTALNLRTPAPVIMCDVRHRSSSKNVLLALLESAKAAAANRLVAGP from the coding sequence ATGCCGACGGCACTGAAGATCCTCATCGCGGGCGGCTTCGGCGTCGGCAAGACCACCATGATCGGCTCGGTCAGCGAAGTGGCCCCACTGGAGACCGAGGAGTACATGACCACGGCGAGCCTCGGCGTGGACGACCTCGCCGGCACGCCGGACAAGAAGACCACCACGGTCGCCATGGACTTCGGCCGCATCACCCTGGACGCCGACCACGTCCTGTACCTCTTCGGCACTCCCGGCCAGGACCGCTTCTGGTTCATGTGGGACGACCTTTCGCTCGGCGCCATCGGCGCCGTCGTCCTCGCCGACCCCCGCCGGATGAGCGACTGCTTCGCCTCCGTGGACTTCTTCGAGCAGCGCGGCATCCCCTTCGCCGTGGGTGTCAACTGCTTCTACGGACGCCGCGAGTTCAGCACCGACCAGATTCGCACCGCCCTCAACCTGCGCACCCCGGCGCCGGTCATCATGTGCGACGTCCGCCACCGCAGCTCCAGCAAGAACGTGCTCCTCGCGCTGCTGGAGTCCGCCAAGGCCGCCGCCGCCAACCGCCTCGTCGCCGGCCCCTGA
- a CDS encoding ATP-binding protein, with protein sequence MTPVIVLVGLWAFAATALVVERQTEENPARADELVMWVAIGSIVAGAVLITTCLLVWRYSRGLTGRLHRLHQETVELAGTGLPQLVRQLTTGDKKLPEEPAPDRSHGDDEVGAMAYALHQLRKSVGDTLAEQARGREGSEQVFLGLARRTQVLISRLIPKLDELERKHHDSDLLKDIFAVDHLATRVRRHTENLVILGGAPPVRRWSRAVPIYEVLRSAISETEDYRRVDAQPAPQVSLVGPAVADVVHLLAELIENGTAFSPPETKVSVSASHVANGLALEVEDRGLGMPEAKYAHINRLLSEPPRLDMMSLGETPRLGLFVVARLARRHHLEVSLRRSHYGGTLAIVLLPHELLEETKSLLSSIVDRRQESADRPMPAGAGLLGASSSVSETTLPAEPAAASVLPAAASAPAFPAPAAAASAGPAPAGAGSGSGMTMAAVASASDDSDGFPSYGGAGLLPSTDEPAADAGISEAAARSEQPPAADPAPAPHAPAPAASYGSGPSLEPAYARTAGHTPGLPSGQGPEQGRDRAYGGGYGHGSARMSGGAGLYPGPEDGPGHGPGAAPEYGRDHGRGPDHGSGTSAAPPPPPLPQRTSAPSAQRVPEPSAASADSPPGPDGIAMPKTLPTRVRGENLAAPLRRSPNESPESAGPPSPDRAGAAIGAIQSANRRARNTRPVPPPPPPSPASSSTPSTPAPPAGGHEAPMDRPEYGTGSQES encoded by the coding sequence GTGACGCCTGTCATCGTTCTCGTCGGGCTCTGGGCGTTCGCGGCCACCGCGCTGGTCGTCGAACGGCAGACCGAGGAGAACCCGGCGCGTGCCGACGAGCTGGTGATGTGGGTCGCCATCGGCAGCATCGTCGCCGGCGCCGTGCTCATCACCACCTGCCTGCTGGTCTGGCGGTACTCCCGTGGCCTCACCGGCCGCCTCCACCGGCTCCACCAGGAGACCGTGGAACTGGCCGGAACCGGACTGCCGCAGCTCGTACGGCAGCTCACCACCGGCGACAAGAAGCTCCCCGAGGAGCCCGCTCCGGACCGCAGCCACGGCGACGACGAGGTCGGGGCCATGGCCTACGCGCTGCACCAGCTGCGCAAATCCGTCGGCGACACCCTCGCCGAGCAGGCCCGCGGCCGCGAGGGATCCGAGCAGGTGTTCCTCGGACTGGCCCGCCGCACCCAGGTGCTGATCTCCCGTCTCATCCCCAAGCTGGACGAGCTGGAACGCAAGCATCACGACTCCGACCTGCTGAAGGACATCTTCGCGGTCGACCACCTCGCCACCCGCGTCCGCCGGCACACCGAGAACCTGGTCATCCTCGGCGGCGCCCCGCCCGTGCGTCGCTGGAGCCGGGCCGTCCCGATCTACGAAGTGCTGCGCAGCGCGATATCCGAGACCGAGGACTACCGCCGCGTCGACGCCCAGCCCGCCCCCCAGGTGTCCCTGGTCGGTCCGGCCGTCGCCGACGTCGTGCACCTGCTCGCGGAACTCATCGAGAACGGCACCGCCTTCTCCCCGCCGGAGACCAAGGTCTCCGTAAGCGCTTCCCACGTCGCCAACGGCCTCGCCCTCGAGGTCGAGGACCGCGGCCTGGGCATGCCGGAAGCCAAGTACGCCCACATCAACCGGCTGCTGTCCGAGCCGCCCCGCCTCGACATGATGTCGCTGGGCGAGACTCCGCGCCTCGGCCTCTTCGTGGTCGCCCGCCTCGCCCGCCGGCACCACCTCGAAGTCTCCCTCCGCCGCTCCCACTACGGCGGCACGCTGGCCATCGTGCTGCTGCCGCACGAACTGCTGGAGGAGACCAAGTCGCTGCTGTCCAGCATCGTGGACCGGCGCCAGGAGAGCGCCGACCGGCCGATGCCGGCCGGTGCCGGGCTCCTGGGCGCGTCCTCCTCGGTGAGCGAGACGACGCTGCCCGCCGAACCGGCGGCAGCCTCCGTGCTCCCCGCCGCCGCCTCGGCCCCGGCCTTCCCGGCCCCGGCCGCAGCGGCATCCGCCGGTCCGGCACCCGCGGGGGCGGGGAGCGGATCAGGCATGACCATGGCCGCCGTGGCGTCCGCGAGCGACGACAGCGACGGCTTCCCCTCGTACGGAGGTGCAGGTCTTCTGCCAAGCACTGACGAACCGGCCGCGGACGCGGGCATATCGGAGGCGGCCGCGCGCTCCGAGCAGCCCCCGGCCGCAGATCCGGCACCCGCACCACACGCCCCGGCCCCCGCCGCCTCGTACGGCTCCGGCCCCTCGCTCGAACCCGCCTACGCCCGGACCGCCGGGCACACCCCCGGACTTCCGTCCGGGCAGGGCCCCGAGCAGGGTCGCGACCGCGCCTACGGCGGTGGCTACGGCCACGGTTCCGCCCGCATGTCCGGCGGTGCCGGCCTCTACCCGGGTCCTGAGGACGGACCCGGGCACGGCCCCGGCGCCGCACCCGAATACGGCCGCGACCACGGCCGCGGGCCCGACCACGGCAGCGGTACCTCCGCCGCGCCGCCTCCGCCTCCCCTTCCCCAGCGCACCTCCGCACCGTCGGCCCAGCGGGTTCCCGAGCCCTCCGCCGCCTCTGCCGACAGCCCTCCCGGGCCGGACGGGATCGCCATGCCGAAGACCCTCCCGACCCGGGTCCGGGGCGAGAACCTCGCCGCTCCGCTGCGCCGTTCGCCGAACGAGTCGCCGGAGAGCGCCGGCCCGCCGTCCCCCGACAGGGCGGGCGCGGCCATCGGCGCGATCCAGTCGGCCAACCGGCGTGCACGCAACACGCGGCCCGTTCCGCCCCCTCCGCCCCCATCGCCCGCTTCGTCGTCCACGCCCTCGACGCCGGCACCCCCCGCCGGCGGTCACGAGGCGCCGATGGACAGGCCGGAGTACGGCACCGGTTCCCAGGAATCTTGA
- a CDS encoding FAD-dependent monooxygenase, with protein sequence MFDAIVVGARCAGSPTAMLLARAGYRVLLMDRAEFPSDTLSTHLIHQPGVATLARWGLLDRLRATGCPPLERAVYEVADVRLEGCGHGVDGQRAGYAPRRRVLDALLVEAAAEAGVEVRERCSVNALLHDETGRVVGVQGTYGGRRFTEHAPLVIGADGMRSTVARLVESPFTVEDPRLTCAYYSYWDDVPACFELYERPGAWVAAVPTNDAATLVLAYFPQDRFDEVRTDAQRAYLEQIRTTAPALADRLRGRLPMERLRGTGDQQNYFRQAAGPGWALVGDAGHHKDSITARGISDAFFQAECLVRHVGADLHDPAGLDAALTGYALERDEALNDGYQGTLSAARLEVHDQRLTLLRAVAKDAELTATYFDIVAGAATIKALYTPQLLAAM encoded by the coding sequence ATGTTCGACGCCATCGTGGTCGGCGCCCGCTGCGCGGGCTCCCCGACGGCCATGCTGCTCGCCCGCGCCGGATACCGGGTGCTGCTGATGGACCGGGCGGAGTTCCCGTCCGACACCCTTTCCACTCACCTCATCCACCAGCCCGGCGTCGCCACGCTCGCCCGCTGGGGTCTGCTCGACCGGCTGCGCGCCACCGGCTGCCCGCCGCTGGAACGGGCCGTCTACGAGGTCGCGGACGTCCGCCTGGAGGGCTGCGGCCACGGCGTCGACGGCCAGCGTGCGGGCTACGCTCCACGCCGCCGCGTGCTCGACGCCCTGCTGGTGGAGGCTGCGGCCGAAGCAGGCGTCGAGGTCCGCGAACGCTGCTCCGTGAACGCCCTCCTGCACGACGAGACCGGACGCGTCGTCGGTGTGCAGGGCACTTACGGGGGCCGGCGCTTCACCGAGCACGCGCCGCTGGTCATCGGCGCGGACGGCATGCGCTCCACCGTCGCCCGGCTCGTCGAGTCCCCCTTCACCGTCGAGGACCCGCGCCTCACCTGCGCGTACTACTCCTACTGGGACGACGTCCCCGCCTGCTTCGAGCTGTACGAGCGTCCCGGCGCCTGGGTGGCCGCCGTCCCCACCAACGATGCCGCGACGCTGGTGCTCGCCTACTTCCCGCAGGACCGCTTCGACGAGGTGCGCACCGACGCGCAGCGCGCCTACCTCGAGCAGATACGCACCACCGCGCCCGCCCTCGCCGACCGGCTGCGCGGCCGGCTGCCGATGGAGCGGCTGCGCGGTACCGGCGACCAGCAGAACTACTTCCGGCAGGCAGCCGGCCCCGGCTGGGCCCTGGTCGGCGACGCCGGTCACCACAAGGACTCCATCACCGCGCGCGGCATCAGCGACGCCTTCTTCCAGGCCGAGTGCCTGGTCCGGCACGTCGGCGCCGACCTTCACGATCCCGCCGGGCTGGACGCCGCACTCACCGGCTATGCGCTCGAGCGCGACGAGGCGCTGAACGACGGCTACCAGGGCACGCTGTCCGCCGCCCGGCTGGAGGTGCACGATCAGCGGCTCACCCTGCTGCGCGCCGTCGCCAAGGACGCGGAGCTCACCGCCACCTACTTCGACATCGTCGCCGGAGCCGCCACCATCAAGGCGCTCTACACCCCGCAACTGCTCGCAGCCATGTGA
- a CDS encoding SpoIIE family protein phosphatase, with protein MNVPDQHRSDHHRLADPSTARRVAVITLGEADVVTGWSPGARYLLGHLADQVVGVPVGRLIASDPGVLSSVTEEWDGDVTLRHASGRLLTVPVRACRLSGEGAGQRALLIAPPEDDGPQDPADGTHHVTRDVAHDVAEVFALPDGPAMLDWLFSASPVPLTVYDTDLRCVWQNTAMSRMTGTSQCERRGTRPGDVLTSPDIGRWEASMRQAMRSGTDAAPCTMHARTWADPDHDRVLLATASPLRGSAGRILGVCATVHDVTEPHAYRERLALLNEAGARIGSTLDLSMTAQELADVLVPRLADFVSVDLLEPLLRGDEPGPVVTGVTLRRMAHQSVNEGAPEAMAAPGAVDTYPPSSPPVRCLAEGRPLLLRCRDSRVSRWFADDPARAERAERYGFHSWLLVPIRARGVTLGLTVFCRSWPSEPFEHDDLLLAEEVVTRAAISLDNARSYTREHTAALALQRSLLPRELPRRPALEATFRYLPASSQFGVGGDWVDVIPLSGGRVALVVGDVVGHGIHAAATMGRLRTAVRTLADVDLAPDELLARLDDQVTHLEAGEVGEPEGSDTSEATASCLYAVYDPVTRNCSVASAGQPPPALLTPDGDVTFPPVECGPPLGGCGLPYVTSELRLRDGSELVLYTDGLISTRAGEIDENLERLRHVLAGPASSLDARCDAVVRALLPEPPEDDVAVLIARTHALDEDRVATWDVPADPAVVADARSWATRRMAAWGLEDLACVTELVVSELVTNAIRYGTPPIQLRLIKDNALICEVSDTSSTAPHLRRTPVFDEGGRGLLLVAQLTRRWGSRHNRDGKTIWCEQPVPPEARAA; from the coding sequence ATGAACGTACCCGACCAGCACCGGAGCGATCACCACCGGCTGGCGGACCCGTCCACCGCCCGCCGGGTCGCCGTGATCACCCTCGGTGAGGCGGACGTGGTGACGGGCTGGAGTCCCGGCGCCCGGTACCTCCTGGGCCACCTCGCCGACCAGGTCGTGGGCGTGCCCGTGGGACGTCTCATCGCCTCCGACCCCGGGGTCCTGTCGTCCGTCACGGAGGAGTGGGACGGCGACGTCACCCTGCGGCACGCGAGCGGGCGCCTGCTGACGGTGCCCGTACGGGCGTGCCGCCTCTCCGGCGAAGGCGCGGGTCAGCGGGCATTGCTGATCGCGCCGCCGGAGGACGACGGCCCGCAGGACCCGGCGGACGGCACGCACCACGTCACACGCGACGTGGCCCACGACGTCGCGGAGGTCTTCGCGCTCCCCGACGGCCCGGCCATGCTGGACTGGCTGTTCAGCGCGTCCCCCGTGCCGCTCACGGTGTACGACACGGACCTGCGCTGCGTCTGGCAGAACACCGCCATGAGCAGGATGACCGGCACCTCCCAGTGCGAACGCCGGGGGACACGGCCGGGCGACGTCCTGACCAGCCCGGACATCGGCCGGTGGGAGGCGTCCATGCGCCAGGCGATGCGCAGCGGCACCGACGCGGCCCCCTGCACGATGCACGCGCGCACGTGGGCCGACCCGGACCACGACCGCGTCCTGCTGGCCACCGCCTCCCCCCTGCGGGGCAGCGCGGGCCGGATACTCGGCGTGTGCGCCACCGTGCACGACGTGACCGAACCGCACGCCTACCGGGAACGGCTGGCCCTCCTGAACGAAGCCGGCGCGCGCATCGGCAGCACGCTCGACCTGAGCATGACCGCCCAGGAACTCGCCGACGTGCTCGTGCCCCGGCTCGCCGACTTCGTGAGCGTCGACCTGCTGGAGCCGCTGCTCCGCGGCGACGAACCCGGCCCGGTCGTCACCGGCGTCACGCTGCGTCGCATGGCGCACCAGTCCGTGAACGAAGGCGCCCCGGAGGCCATGGCCGCGCCCGGCGCCGTGGACACGTACCCGCCGTCCTCGCCCCCGGTCCGCTGCCTCGCCGAGGGCCGCCCGCTGCTGCTCAGGTGCAGGGACTCCCGGGTCAGCCGGTGGTTCGCGGACGACCCGGCGCGGGCCGAGCGCGCCGAGCGGTACGGCTTCCACTCGTGGCTGCTCGTCCCCATCCGCGCACGGGGCGTGACCCTGGGCCTGACGGTGTTCTGCCGCTCCTGGCCGAGCGAGCCGTTCGAGCACGACGACCTGCTCCTCGCCGAGGAGGTGGTGACCCGTGCGGCCATCTCGCTCGACAACGCCCGCAGCTACACCCGCGAGCACACCGCCGCGCTCGCCCTCCAACGGAGCCTGCTCCCCCGGGAACTCCCGCGCCGTCCCGCGCTGGAGGCCACCTTCCGGTACCTTCCCGCGAGTTCCCAGTTCGGCGTCGGCGGCGACTGGGTCGACGTGATCCCCCTGTCAGGCGGCCGCGTCGCCCTGGTGGTCGGCGACGTGGTCGGCCACGGCATCCACGCCGCCGCCACCATGGGCCGCCTGCGCACGGCCGTACGCACGCTCGCCGACGTGGACCTCGCCCCCGACGAGCTGCTGGCCCGCCTCGACGACCAGGTCACCCACCTCGAAGCCGGAGAGGTGGGCGAACCGGAAGGGTCCGACACCTCGGAGGCGACGGCGAGCTGCCTGTACGCCGTGTACGACCCCGTCACCCGGAACTGCTCCGTCGCCTCCGCCGGCCAGCCGCCCCCGGCACTGCTCACCCCGGACGGCGATGTCACGTTCCCACCTGTCGAATGCGGCCCCCCGCTGGGAGGTTGCGGCCTCCCCTACGTGACCAGCGAGCTGCGCCTGCGGGACGGCAGCGAACTCGTCCTCTACACCGACGGGCTGATCAGCACCCGCGCCGGCGAGATCGACGAGAACCTGGAGCGGCTGCGTCACGTGCTGGCCGGTCCGGCCTCCTCCCTGGACGCCCGCTGCGACGCGGTCGTCCGGGCTCTTTTGCCGGAGCCCCCGGAGGACGACGTGGCGGTGCTGATCGCCCGCACCCATGCCCTCGACGAGGACCGGGTCGCCACGTGGGACGTGCCCGCCGACCCGGCGGTCGTCGCCGACGCCCGGTCCTGGGCCACCCGCCGGATGGCCGCCTGGGGACTGGAGGACTTGGCCTGCGTCACCGAACTGGTGGTGAGCGAACTCGTCACCAACGCCATCCGCTACGGGACTCCCCCCATCCAGCTCCGGCTGATCAAGGACAACGCCCTCATCTGCGAGGTCTCCGACACCAGCAGCACCGCCCCGCACCTGCGCCGCACCCCGGTCTTCGACGAAGGCGGACGCGGACTCCTCCTGGTGGCACAGCTGACCCGGCGCTGGGGCAGCCGACACAACCGCGACGGCAAGACGATCTGGTGCGAACAACCCGTTCCTCCGGAGGCACGCGCCGCCTGA
- a CDS encoding SigE family RNA polymerase sigma factor: MRQRRSDEYAEFARARAGHLYRSACLLTAGDTHLAEDLVQETLGRLYVRWGRVSRAENPAGYAQTVLTRTFLAHRRRHSSGERVTDRLPDRGVAADGDASLRLTLMDGLSRLPVKDRAVLVLRYWEDRSVAQTADVLDVSSAAVRTRCVRALGRLRELLSEDLSEYAGR, from the coding sequence ATGAGGCAGAGACGCTCGGACGAGTACGCCGAGTTCGCGCGAGCGCGAGCGGGGCACCTCTACCGGTCCGCGTGTCTGCTCACTGCCGGCGACACGCACCTGGCCGAGGACCTCGTGCAGGAGACCCTCGGCCGGTTGTACGTCCGCTGGGGGCGGGTGTCCCGCGCGGAGAACCCGGCAGGGTACGCGCAGACCGTGCTCACCCGGACGTTCCTCGCCCACCGCCGCCGGCACAGCAGCGGCGAGCGGGTGACGGACCGGTTGCCGGACCGGGGCGTCGCCGCCGACGGCGACGCCTCGCTGCGGCTGACGCTGATGGACGGACTTTCCCGGCTGCCGGTGAAGGACCGGGCCGTCCTCGTCCTCCGCTACTGGGAGGACCGTTCGGTCGCCCAGACCGCCGACGTGCTCGACGTCAGCTCGGCGGCCGTGCGGACGCGCTGCGTGCGGGCGCTCGGACGGCTCAGGGAGCTGCTGAGCGAGGACCTGTCGGAGTACGCCGGACGCTGA
- a CDS encoding roadblock/LC7 domain-containing protein, which yields MTQPTASGDLNWLLNNLVAGVPEVHHAILLSQDGLTLAWSEGMARDDAEHLSAVASGLQSLSHGVARHFSGGQVRQTVIEMDNAFLFVTNAGYGARLAVLASDQVDAGIAAYEMAMIVQKVGEYLSAAPRTEVASHGHSRGN from the coding sequence ATGACCCAGCCCACCGCCAGCGGCGACCTGAACTGGCTTCTCAACAATCTGGTGGCCGGTGTTCCCGAAGTGCACCACGCCATCCTGCTCTCCCAGGACGGTCTGACGCTGGCCTGGTCGGAGGGCATGGCCCGTGACGACGCCGAGCACCTCTCCGCGGTCGCCAGCGGACTGCAGAGCCTCTCGCACGGCGTCGCCCGCCACTTCTCCGGTGGCCAGGTCCGGCAGACCGTGATCGAGATGGACAACGCCTTCCTCTTCGTGACCAATGCCGGATACGGTGCCCGACTGGCCGTCCTGGCATCGGATCAGGTGGACGCGGGGATAGCCGCCTACGAAATGGCGATGATCGTTCAGAAGGTCGGGGAATACCTCAGTGCCGCACCACGCACGGAGGTCGCCTCCCACGGGCACAGCAGGGGGAATTGA